From Styela clava chromosome 6, kaStyClav1.hap1.2, whole genome shotgun sequence, one genomic window encodes:
- the LOC120331681 gene encoding uncharacterized protein LOC120331681, with the protein MHGNMTELTVPKATRGPHANRDYKMVVVGHRAVGKSALVVRFLTKRFISEYQENSEMTCNGVVEVDGEKLHLKIQDTSEKGIRVPTVDHHFRWADAIMLVYSVTDKMSYQRLRYAATRIKERVAEYESLDANVPGMVVVGNKGDLDHMRQVTPQQGLKLANELGCHFYETSASEGWSKQYNTTPTRKESSNKSRRRLGVTEMQRPTTLWTETKTQNGRRRSDPAVVLNTIFGVKIPESKSPVNDMNNNDSKKSNLSVPTPTVPFISVSPSDELPPETQTQSRGRKLMQKLSPRFSRKFGGSKQTSPRAMSNIGASLAKMGTTGLAVGTMGRDRCNTLPIQSSFQRKVSATSRVNSLRADGRCNGTLLDSASSSNSSTESLSLNGKDTDACATFFLRPETPVSDSTTSSSEDEFGTNSDTTIINGSTSVKKLIISPIRRSRSICRDLNLEELMNNRRYNSDSDHTKNRLHPAINHTRGHSETRVTTQQRTNENNNCNVLSYDVEETPTLHEKTFNASEPFKHLCREARTTRRLRERKTPSKLFREGIRKIKTSFANDQAHQNTQHQGHFKNHHFHVTAGVH; encoded by the exons ATGCATGGAAATATGACTGAATTAACGGTGCCAAAGGCAACACGTGGACCCCATGCTAATAGGGATTATAAGATGGTCGTAGTGGGGCACAGAGCCGTGGGAAAATCAG CACTTGTCGTGAGATTCTTAACAAAAAGATTTATCAGTGAATATCAAGAAAATTCTG AAATGACTTGCAATGGAGTGGTAGAGGTAGATGGCGAAAAATTACATTTGAAGATACAAGATACTTCAGAAAAGGGAATCCGCGTTCCAACGGTTGATCATCATTTCAGATGGGCAGATGCGATTATGCTAGTTTATTCCGTAACAGACAAGATGAGCTACCAGCGACTCCGCTATGCCGCCACTCGAATAAAAGAAAGAGTTGCGGAATACGAGTCATTAGATGCAAA tGTACCTGGAATGGTTGTCGTTGGTAACAAGGGAGACTTGGATCACATGAGGCAAGTAACACCACAACAAGGACTAAAACTAGCCAATGAGCTTGGGTGTCATTTTTACGAGACATCAGCAAGTGAAGGTTGGTCGAAACAATACAATACTACGCCAACAAGGAAGGAATCTTCTAACAAATCACGACGCCGATTAGGAGTTACAGAAATGCAACGTCCGACTACTCTTTGGACTGAAACTAAAACACAAAATGGAAGACGAAGAAGTGATCCAGCAGTTGTGCTAAACACAATATTTGGAGTTAAAATACCTGAATCAAAATCTCCAGTAAATGACATGAACAATAACGATTCAAAGAAATCCAATCTTTCTGTTCCAACTCCAACGGTTCCATTTATTTCAGTCTCTCCTTCGGATGAGCTACCACCAGAGACACAGACCCAGAGTAGAGGCAGAAAGTTGATGCAAAAACTCTCTCCGAGATTTTCTAGAAAGTTTGGCGGTTCTAAACAAACATCACCAAGAGCTATGTCAAACATCGGAGCGAGTTTAGCAAAAATGGGTACTACTGGTTTAGCTGTTGGAACTATGGGTCGTGATAGATGTAACACTTTACCCATACAGTCGTCCTTCCAACGAAAAGTCTCTGCAACATCTAGAGTAAATAGTTTACGTGCAGATGGCAGATGCAATGGAACGTTACTCGATAGCGCAAGCAGTAGCAACAGCAGTACAGAAAGCCTTTCATTAAACGGAAAAGACACTGATGCTTGCGCTACCTTCTTTCTCCGGCCTGAAACACCAGTATCCGATTCAACTACTTCATCTAGTGAAGACGAATTTGGAACAAACTCAGACACAACCATAATTAACGGAAGCACTAGTGTGAAAAAACTTATTATTTCACCAATTAGAAGATCTCGTTCAATATGCCGAGACTTAAATCTGGAGGAATTGATGAACAACCGTCGGTACAATTCTGACAGTGATCATACTAAAAATCGACTGCATCCCGCTATAAATCACACAAGGGGGCACAGCGAAACTCGCGTGACGACACAACAACGTACAAATGAGAACAATAACTGTAACGTCTTATCATACGATGTTGAGGAAACCCCAACTTTGCACGAGAAAACATTTAACGCCTCAGAGCCTTTCAAGCATCTATGTCGTGAAGCTCGAACCACAAGACGTTTGAGAGAACGTAAAACTCCTTCTAAACTTTTTAGGGAAGGAATTCGAAAAATCAAAACATCGTTTGCAAATGATCAAGCGCATCAAAACACACAACATCAAGGACATTTTAAAAACCACCATTTTCATGTGACCGCTGGAGTTCACTAA